From the genome of Candidatus Hydrogenedentota bacterium:
GCGTATAACGCATCCGCACATGCTTGCCGATCTCGTGCCGGACCCAGCCCGCCGAACGCTGCAGCCCGACCAGTGAACTCTTCCGCTCCTGGTCGCTGCCAAAGAGGCTCACGTACACGTCGGCATAGCGCAAGTCCGGGGAGAGCTTGACGTTCATGACGGACACGAAGCCGATCCGGGGGTCTTTGAGTCCCTTGCTGAGCAATTGCGCAATCTCGTGGCGAATCAATTCCGCCACGCGTTGCGGTCTGACTTTTTGCGTCATAACATTTCAATCCGGTAATCGGCCATTACGGCCGCGTGGTCCAACGAGGCGTATCGCACGATTTCATTCAGCTGCTCGTTGGCGTGACGCCCTTCGGCGGAAACGACTACGGCGGTCAATCGGGCACGCCCCCACAAGTCGTGGAAATCCGTTTCGGCAATCGAGCAATTGAAGCGATGCCGCAGCCGCTCCTTCAGACTCTTGATGACGCGCCGCTTGTCCTTGAGCGAGCGGGCGCCCGGAATCAATAGGTCGATGTGAAGCACGCCGATGGTCACACCGGGCCTCTCAATTCAGCGTCTTGGCAACCTCTTCGACACGG
Proteins encoded in this window:
- a CDS encoding DUF503 domain-containing protein, with the translated sequence MTIGVLHIDLLIPGARSLKDKRRVIKSLKERLRHRFNCSIAETDFHDLWGRARLTAVVVSAEGRHANEQLNEIVRYASLDHAAVMADYRIEML